The DNA segment TAGATTTTTCGTTTCAAAAGCCATGCTAAAGCTTCGACCGtcttattacaaaataatataaaaatgattttacgTTAGAACATggaatattgtaataaatacttatttcgaATGTATGCTTCTAGGGTTTTTTGATTTTATGGGAAGCCAAATAGTGGTGCGCCAAGCTATATTAGTTTACCAAAATAATCTTGTGGTGCTactatgtaaatgtaaataatgttattgtaaataagattaacctacaaatatttataacaacagTGCATTTAGGCtctatttattgttattttattataatatattgataaaaggacaaattgttatttgagatgttgtaaaattaaaataaaaggatTATAAAATGTCAAGACTTTATTTTTTCCTTTCTGAGGACCACAAATtttgcataaaatattctGCTTCAACTTTACTATAACCATCGTCAGTCTATTTTGTACAATAATAGatagaacttgaaaaaaataatagtaaatgtATTCTTCAAACGAACATATTgcaacaatataaaataacataatgtgATGTACTTCaaacaagaaaaaatatattatacataattattaggaTACCAAGAgaatttgattgaaataaaccACAGTTTATAAAGTACAGACAGTCACGCGGGATTTAAGATATCTTTCAGAACAAATAGTAATTTTCTACAGTGTAGTTTTTGAACGCTGACGaattacctataatattgTCGTTTCGGGACTATAAGATTGCTGGTATTTATACCTATTTCATAATTGACCATAATTAGTCCCAGTACTTAGCCGTACAGAGATGTTTATCGGAAATACGAAAAATAGATGAATGCGTTTATTCTTCTGTCCGcttacatttataatttacagTGTAATATTACCTACAAACAATTTGACGGGCTTATCCACTGAgacattattgtattttataaggATTTTGTTCTTTTTAATCTTAAATGGCAGTGTATTCGCTTGTAATATAGAACATTACCATAAACTAAAACTAGGGTATAGAActacaatatacaaaagtaattagaGAGTTTGAAGTAGAAAACTCTTTATCTTTgcattaattaaaacattttgtGCGAAAACTACAAAGTAATTAGATCTTTTTTtacttcataatattttaacataaaagcTCATCATCATAAGTTATATAAGTTTACAATAACCCTAGACACTATTATTTCCTACAAACAAATACTGTCTCAGTGGATCGCCAACTAACAACAAAGTACTAGGGGATTATCACATACTAGGAGTTAAGCTTCTCCATTTGGTCCATGAAGTGAGGGCGGCCGGTGGCGCGCTTCGTCAGGATCTCGCAACCCGTCTCTGTCACTAGCAGCGTCTGCTCGAACTGGAAAGAGAGATGGATAGCGTTACACAATGTTGGTGTCATTGTAAGTAGCAATGGTGGGCACATTTTTGGTAAGTATGTAATATTGATATAAACCCCTCCGGACTTTTttcaaacatacacacatgcatacatacacacatactcacaaactttcgcatttataatattagcagGATATAGTACAGGGTGTACAAGGCTCTATTGGACTCTACTAACACCCCTGGGCCCTGATAAATAACAGCATAGAATAGTATCCTCACCTGAGCAGAACGAGACCCATCAGCGGTGACGGCGGTCCAGTGGTCGGGCCACTGCTCGTCGCGCCAGCCGCCCTCGTTGATCATCGGCTCGATGGTGAAGCAGTGGCCCGCCTTCATCACGCCCACTGCTTTGTTCTCTGCGATGGGAGGGAATAGTTGTGTGAGATTATGGTTATTTAAGCTGATTTAAATCCTTGAGTCTCTAGGACTAATAAGATAACTAGATGGGAAAATAGTTTTTCCATTCTTCTTCGAGCTATGCAGTATATTTAGTCTGAGCATGGAGACCACAATGAGTCAAATGTAGAGTGGAATGTCTCCAGTCTGATGGGCCAGCAATTGTAGATAATTAGTACTTATTTCATGTAGAAGCTACAGTGAGATGATAACAATAGCCCAAACAAAGAGTGTTGTAAAAGCTAAACTTTCTTTACAGTAAGTTATGTCTGTAGCTACAAATACTCACTTGCATAATGTGGCACATTAGGAGCGGTGTGGAACAGCCTGTGAATGCCGTGACCACAGTAAGAACGGACCACACTGAAGCCGGCTGCTTGTGCGTGCTTCTGAATAACATTCCCAATCTCCCGGTACTTTTCACCGGGCTTCACAATAGCAATGGCTTTGGACAAACATTCATATGTGACTTGCACCAGCCGCTGGGATGATTCCGGCACATTCCCAACAAAGAATGTCTCATTCAGATCACCATGGAACCCTCGGTGGTAGACAGTCACATCTACATTACACAGATCTCCATCCTGGAAACAGGAAGCAAAAATTTCATCATTAGCTTAAGTTATAAGAACTATGATAGTTATGAAGCAGAAGGTTAGCAGGGCAGTGCAGTGAATTTccaatatacttattatgcATCTTCATCATGGTCATAATACTCAAATTCTAAAGTTCTAGAATCATCTTTACTCACTTtgcttatttacataattaactaGGCTGGTggtactaaaaataaataagggaATATGCACACACATGCACAGTTTCCACTTGATAGAGCTAAGTACCTGAACTTTGcaccctctcagaatagaatattcaCATATCAAGATAACAAACCTGCAAAGGCCTCAGATCAGGAATTCCGTGGCAGATGACTTCATTGACGGATGTGCAGCAGCTGTTGGGGAAGTTGTGATAGTTGAGCGGGCTCGGATAGCACTCTCGCTCCACACAAGCCTCATGCACCACCCGGTCTATCTCCTCCGTGGTCACGCCCACATCACACACCCTGGAAATGCAATGAAATATTAGCTATAACAATGCTATAAAAGAAACAGGCTCTAGCACACATTGATGCTATATTTAGGATTGCAAATTCAAATTACTACATTACTTGTCTGTCAAATACTAACTACAGCCGGGCTAGTGCTGGTTTTCATAGTGGTAGGATTGATGAGACCAGTTTTCAATACATTGTTGTAGTGTACAGGGTAAACCAGATGCATACACCAAAGCAAAAATGggaggtatattattattatgaagctCCTTTGGTGACTAAAAAATACATGCCCACAATACTGGGCATAAGCTACTtcgtaagtatgtatttttcaGTGAATGTTAGCAATTACCTGGCAGCTTCATCGAGCACCTCGCGTCCCAGGCGGCAGGACACCTTCATGCCCTCGATCTCCTCATCGTCCAGCACCTTGATCTGCCCCGAGCCCTTCGCCGCGTGCTCCGACGCCGGGAACCCGGTCGGGTGATCCGCATAGTCCGGCCGCTCTATGTGAGGAGGCACCGTCCGTTTCGGACCAGGCGGGAACGGCCTCAGAGTCCCTGTGAACCCGTACGACGGCCACGGGTTGAACTCACCCTTCGCTCCATCAGCACCCTCCCCCTCTGCAAcagtaaatattaaacaatCGGCAATGAAACCTAACACCGGAACATAACCTAAACGGACCTCACTTACTCGCCAAAGAATGGATGATTTTGTGCGTTTTCCACGAGCCCTTGAAACATTCTTGAGTGCAGAAGAACGAGCCTTGTATGCCGAGCTTTCTGCACGTTGGACACTGTAACTGGGCAATTGATTTGCAACCAGGGGTTTCGCACATTCCAATTCCGGCCATTTTTACCTTTTTGTTGTGATTTGCGAGTTATTTCATTTCTACTGTCAAAATTAAACGTCAAAATCAGTAATACCAACTGCTGAATAATAAAGTCGCgttcaaagtttttttttgtgcgtGACCACGAAAAGTTGTTCTGAGTTCTAACTAAAGTTATTCATCTTATTCGccgtaatattttaaaactttcctcacccttaaattttaaatagaaaTTATCGATTTCTAGGCTTTCAGAACCACTTAATtcgtcattattattataattcattaCAAAGTTTactctgaaaaaaatataagtaacaaGGTATCGTAGCTGTTTCAAATGTATCGTAGGTATCAAAAGAGTCGATCATTTACTCATGAGAGCCTAGTACGTAGATAGGCaggtataagtaggtaggtaacatggaagtattattttctacttccatggtaggtaagtactaattAATCGAATTCGGTATAGTAATGATAGATGGATTTTCTTTATGGTCCTATCCCTGACCCTATAATAACTagaatgtacctatttatagttaagataaaaattagAAAACAAGACCACTCACGATGAAAGCGAAAACTGTTTAATATGCCACCCGTAGTGTCCCAAGATCTTATCACTGAGTTTCTTAGAACAATATACAAATGGTTCCAAGAGACCACAATTTCATTTAGGTCCATTGCACATGCACAGTCACTCACTATTTATgtatactaaaaataaaataattttacgcaaaatttccctttttttgcttatttttttgacatagAGCGCCAGTGCTGCACCAGTCGGCacaaaaacgaaaaaaaaacaaacagcgCAAAGAGTTTGTTTTCGAATAAGCAAGGAGTATGTGAAGCTATTAAAATGTTCTATTTGCGAATATTTTTTGTCTGTATCTCTCGGTATATCTTCTTCCAAAAATAGCGCCCGGCTCTACTGATACTGGCGATGGCGGCTGCGTGACAAACTTACAGCACtgattttttcaatagctTAACCTTCTTTAATATTTATGagtaactaagtaggtaggtattattatctCGTCATGGCTGAATATTTTGAAACtgaattaggtaggtaggtagatacctaggtaagtactttctTATTTAACCAGTTTTCCTAcactgacgaccttagacaCTAGACAGCCGGTACATGAGTAATGCCGAAGACAgagtgtaaataaactaacGTTATCAGTACAAACTTTAAGCTTCCACTTTCCTCCCCAGCGGGGACCGAAAGCAATCGTGTTCATCAAAAAGGACACAAATATTTACGACTAAGCATATTTTATCTCGTCCCACCTAATCCAATCAGGTCCCTTATTACGGATTACCGGGACATCAATGTCCTTTGTAGAGTCCGTTAATTGACCAGCTTATCGGAATCTCCGCAACAAACGGAAAAAGGCACAGATTACCTCCTGGAagagggggtcactctatctcACCCTGCTTTATAGCTTACGAAAGACCTGTTATTTCGATCTGTTATCCTAGAAATAATTAGATTTGTTTATCTATGGTAAGGTAAATTATCAGACACATGTTTCCTAGTATTCAGGaggacggaaggtggacaaaggcggtCAGAGAATGGTGGCCTAGAGACGGACTAAGAGCGGTTGGCAGACCACCTACTagatggtccgatgacatctgcAAGGTTGCAGGGAAGCAGTGGACCAGAGCGGCACATGACCAGATgaattggcgtacaaataaggaggcctatacccaacagtgggcgatagaaggctgatgatgatgatgatgatgatgatgatgatgatgattcacTTTAGAGTGAATTTTCGAATAATCGCTACAAACAAAGTATCGgagcgctaaccacgacttttaaatataaaaataccgaTTGTATCacagctctcgtttgttcgtttttaGTCAAATTCAGAGTCCGGAGTAGCCCCTCAGATTACCGGAACGGTTTCCGTTGGACAAATGTCCAAGTTAGAACAAATAATTGTTTTGTCAAGCCGCCAATTGCTTGGATAAGCTGTAGAAGCTGTTAGATTAGGGTCGGGCTTGAGCCGGCCTATGTGAAATATGGGTTGGTCAAGagatgtaagtaggtaggtatgtaatggTGGAATAGTGAGGAGCATGTACGATTTGCGTCTAGCACTTCTGTAACAATAACAGCATACCCGAATCAAATGATAGGTCAAACGGTTGGGCTATCTAATAGCTTACCTACTACTTACCCAGTTACTACTCGATGTTTGATTATAACGCtgttaggtaagtactgtACCTAGTAAGTAGTAGTTCCTACTacacacaaaaataaacacactATAAACACATTGGgctttaccacaaaaacttagacagtatttaacagacgtttagcgctgtcaaacgcctacgaaatctgtaaaatttcgttataaacgcttgttaaacagtgtttaaagttttttgtggtagcacagtttACATTTAGAAACATTCTATTAAattactataggtacttatagtaagTTACCATAGTAAAATCCATGAATGgccttatttataaacaatgtTAATTAAGATGCTGTGGATTTATGTTaatactgaaataaaatataacattacaccatgaattttatttatctatggGGGCTAGGCTGTTTGAACCAATCACCTTTGCCACGTCGCGGAGcgataaaaacaaatgaatttaattaaaagaaGACCGGTTTTTCGCGGTATCAGAAAATGCAGAAAAtcatatttactttattattattattattatgttgtgtctttaccatctcgggaccatggggtcccggacatttggaaggcgtgcatggggccgaagccaacatgtagaggcccgtttgacaacattaatctatatgaaatgtgacaccaaccgacgattttccctgtgcagactatagaagtaaacccaaggaaaatccccggttagtgcaggactattgtaggatatggggaaaaataatacagggttatggaatggggtgctaaatggactgggtaactgggactatggaaggactatggcccctgcctggacctatatgtttcacatacggataaaaaggcagggggtgactcgcacacacattaaatgggccccccaaaacagtcgctagcacataaCAGTGACGTAGtaacaagggggcaacatggcatgaggtgctgaggatggagaggtataccaaggctctcagagcaatcgcggatgccggtcaagacccctacaagcacttactggatatacatccttcctccgagcaaaatgctctagcggtacaccactcaagccagccaatgaaggcaagcaagaggtgggagatcctgttcctcgtcagtgttcactctggacaaccaataaagacaagccagagatgaggaacaggggttctccccggcatcgggtgggtggggtcgctaatgcccaacagctcgccacaagctgccctgccgttttattattattatgttgtgtcgttaccgtctcgggaccatggggtcccgggcatttggaaggcttgcatggggccgaagccaacatattattattattattattatgtcggAATCTAAAATGCATGAGGACAATaattacatacaataatatttatg comes from the Plutella xylostella chromosome 9, ilPluXylo3.1, whole genome shotgun sequence genome and includes:
- the LOC105392637 gene encoding methionine aminopeptidase 1 isoform X2 — protein: MDLNEIVVSWNHLYIVLRNSVIRSWDTTGGILNSFRFHQGEGADGAKGEFNPWPSYGFTGTLRPFPPGPKRTVPPHIERPDYADHPTGFPASEHAAKGSGQIKVLDDEEIEGMKVSCRLGREVLDEAARVCDVGVTTEEIDRVVHEACVERECYPSPLNYHNFPNSCCTSVNEVICHGIPDLRPLQDGDLCNVDVTVYHRGFHGDLNETFFVGNVPESSQRLVQVTYECLSKAIAIVKPGEKYREIGNVIQKHAQAAGFSVVRSYCGHGIHRLFHTAPNVPHYAKNKAVGVMKAGHCFTIEPMINEGGWRDEQWPDHWTAVTADGSRSAQFEQTLLVTETGCEILTKRATGRPHFMDQMEKLNS
- the LOC105392637 gene encoding methionine aminopeptidase 1 isoform X1, whose translation is MAGIGMCETPGCKSIAQLQCPTCRKLGIQGSFFCTQECFKGSWKTHKIIHSLAKGEGADGAKGEFNPWPSYGFTGTLRPFPPGPKRTVPPHIERPDYADHPTGFPASEHAAKGSGQIKVLDDEEIEGMKVSCRLGREVLDEAARVCDVGVTTEEIDRVVHEACVERECYPSPLNYHNFPNSCCTSVNEVICHGIPDLRPLQDGDLCNVDVTVYHRGFHGDLNETFFVGNVPESSQRLVQVTYECLSKAIAIVKPGEKYREIGNVIQKHAQAAGFSVVRSYCGHGIHRLFHTAPNVPHYAKNKAVGVMKAGHCFTIEPMINEGGWRDEQWPDHWTAVTADGSRSAQFEQTLLVTETGCEILTKRATGRPHFMDQMEKLNS